One Aciduliprofundum boonei T469 genomic region harbors:
- a CDS encoding glycyl-radical enzyme activating protein, with product MSEGVIFDIKRYAIHDGPGIRTTIFMKGCPLRCIWCHNPEGQSINFEIMYIEYKCIHCYTCVHTCPYKLIYFDDFGAQHIERDKCTYCGICTENCPTSALEFIGRKITVEELMKEIEKDITLYDSSGGGVTFSGGEPLMQPEFLKEALIECKKIGVHTTLDTSGYASREVLESIMDYADLFLYDIKLYDSKEHKKYTGVSNEIIKENLKFLVKLGRGEDIILRFPVIPTITDTEENVEGWKKFIKELGGIKEINLLPYHDVSEKFRRLGREYMMQVHESPSEEKMKEIKEKFEEIGLYVKIGG from the coding sequence ATGAGTGAAGGAGTAATCTTTGATATAAAGAGATATGCTATTCACGATGGTCCAGGAATAAGGACTACGATATTTATGAAAGGATGCCCCTTGCGCTGCATATGGTGCCATAATCCAGAGGGCCAATCAATAAATTTTGAGATAATGTATATAGAATACAAGTGCATCCATTGCTATACCTGTGTGCATACTTGTCCTTACAAGCTGATTTACTTTGATGATTTTGGTGCGCAGCATATTGAGAGGGATAAATGCACCTATTGCGGTATATGCACAGAAAATTGTCCCACAAGTGCTTTGGAATTCATTGGTAGGAAAATAACGGTGGAGGAATTAATGAAAGAAATAGAAAAAGATATAACACTTTACGATTCCTCAGGAGGGGGTGTAACTTTCTCTGGAGGAGAGCCCCTTATGCAGCCAGAGTTTTTGAAGGAAGCTCTAATAGAATGCAAAAAAATAGGAGTTCATACCACTTTAGATACATCTGGTTACGCTTCCCGAGAAGTATTGGAATCTATTATGGATTATGCGGATTTATTTCTTTATGATATTAAGCTCTATGATTCTAAGGAGCATAAGAAGTATACTGGGGTGTCCAATGAAATAATAAAAGAGAACCTGAAGTTCCTTGTTAAATTAGGGAGAGGAGAAGATATAATATTGCGTTTTCCTGTGATTCCCACGATAACAGATACTGAAGAGAATGTGGAAGGATGGAAGAAATTTATAAAGGAATTAGGAGGTATAAAAGAGATAAATCTGCTGCCCTATCATGATGTGAGTGAGAAATTTAGAAGATTGGGAAGAGAGTACATGATGCAGGTGCACGAGTCACCAAGCGAAGAGAAGATGAAAGAGATAAAAGAAAAATTTGAAGAGATAGGATTGTATGTCAAAATTGGTGGATAA
- the hypD gene encoding trans-4-hydroxy-L-proline dehydratase: MSEALVRGKIETEMEKRRNTIRPINQRIAKLREESVNIEVKISGERAKLITEFYKKEVGKGKSIPVQRALAFKYLMENVSLPVEDGQLIVGIRGTGVNEVPTYPEINVHSLDDLELLNERENMPYKVDEETKEIYKEEVIPFWKGRAMRDIIFENLPQEWMDAYESGVWTEFMEQRSPGHTAGGDRIFKMGILDIKNEIKRKMQELKPEDPEYYEKMEELKAMDIVADAIVIYAHRYAEKLQSMAKKEKDERRRKELEDMAKICRWVPEHAPRTFWEALQHYWFIHVGVTYETNPWDSFNPGRIDQNLYPFYEKDVKEGRLNRERAKELFQAFWLKFNNQPAVPKVGVTAEESFTYNDFSKLNVGGLTEDGYDGVNELSYLILEVLSEMRTLQLNTAVLISNRNPDRFLIEALKVVGPGFGEPPFFNYDELIVRMLRQGKSLEDARTSGVSGCVESGAFGKEAYILTGYFNLPKILEITLHNGIDPRTGKKVGIETGDVTEFKSFEELWDAFLKQVKYFLDIKMKGNDIIEALYAKYLPVPFLSLWIEDCVKNAKDYNVGGARYNTQYIQVVGLGTLTDSLVSIKYNVFDKKFFKMDEVIKALDNNFKGYELMRQRFLNRTPKFGNDDDYADEIAKRIVDVVVDMIESYPPSPIRKASKRAYFLPTTAHVYFGKVTGATPDGRIAGYPVSEGISPVQGMDRKGIAAVFRSVAKCDWAKTGGALLNQKLTGDLLENEENIKKLAALIRNFFRWGGHHVQFNVVSSEVLKEAQEKPPEFQDLMVRVAGYSDYFVNLPKGLQDEIIKRTEHEEV, encoded by the coding sequence ATGAGTGAAGCTTTAGTAAGAGGAAAGATAGAAACCGAAATGGAAAAGAGAAGAAATACCATAAGGCCTATCAATCAAAGAATTGCAAAGCTAAGGGAAGAAAGTGTGAATATCGAGGTAAAAATCTCTGGGGAAAGGGCAAAGTTGATAACTGAATTCTACAAGAAAGAAGTGGGTAAGGGGAAATCCATACCCGTGCAGAGGGCTTTAGCATTCAAGTATTTAATGGAAAATGTTAGTTTGCCTGTTGAGGATGGACAGCTTATAGTGGGAATAAGGGGTACGGGAGTAAATGAAGTTCCCACATATCCTGAGATAAATGTTCACTCTTTGGATGATTTGGAATTGTTGAATGAAAGAGAAAATATGCCCTATAAGGTGGATGAAGAGACTAAAGAAATATACAAGGAAGAGGTAATACCTTTCTGGAAAGGTCGTGCAATGAGAGACATAATTTTTGAAAATCTTCCACAAGAGTGGATGGATGCCTATGAATCTGGGGTCTGGACAGAATTTATGGAGCAGCGCTCTCCTGGGCATACTGCGGGAGGGGATAGAATATTTAAGATGGGAATTTTGGACATAAAGAATGAGATAAAGAGGAAAATGCAAGAGTTAAAGCCAGAGGATCCAGAGTATTATGAGAAAATGGAAGAGCTAAAAGCAATGGATATCGTGGCTGATGCAATAGTGATTTACGCACATAGGTACGCTGAGAAATTGCAAAGTATGGCAAAAAAGGAGAAGGATGAGAGGAGAAGGAAAGAGCTGGAGGATATGGCAAAAATATGCAGATGGGTTCCTGAGCATGCACCGAGAACATTTTGGGAAGCGCTTCAACATTACTGGTTCATTCATGTTGGAGTAACTTATGAGACAAATCCATGGGATTCATTCAATCCCGGAAGGATTGACCAAAATCTATATCCATTTTACGAGAAGGATGTAAAAGAAGGAAGATTGAATAGAGAAAGAGCCAAGGAGCTGTTTCAAGCTTTTTGGCTCAAGTTTAATAATCAGCCCGCAGTGCCAAAGGTTGGTGTTACGGCGGAAGAGAGCTTTACCTATAACGATTTTTCAAAGTTGAATGTGGGAGGATTGACCGAGGATGGCTACGATGGTGTTAATGAGCTTTCTTATTTAATCTTAGAAGTTCTCAGTGAGATGAGAACATTGCAGCTAAATACAGCAGTGTTGATAAGCAATAGAAATCCTGACAGATTCCTCATAGAGGCATTGAAGGTTGTAGGTCCAGGATTTGGTGAGCCTCCATTTTTCAACTATGATGAGCTCATTGTTAGAATGCTAAGACAGGGAAAGAGCTTAGAGGATGCTCGCACCTCTGGGGTTAGTGGATGTGTTGAAAGTGGGGCCTTTGGAAAAGAGGCATATATTTTAACAGGGTACTTCAACCTCCCAAAGATTTTGGAAATAACCTTGCATAATGGAATAGACCCCCGTACAGGAAAGAAAGTTGGCATAGAAACGGGAGATGTTACGGAATTTAAAAGCTTTGAAGAACTATGGGATGCCTTTTTAAAGCAAGTTAAATATTTCCTAGATATAAAGATGAAGGGCAACGATATAATTGAAGCCCTATATGCAAAATATCTACCTGTGCCCTTTCTATCTCTCTGGATAGAAGATTGTGTGAAGAATGCAAAGGATTACAATGTAGGAGGTGCTAGATACAATACCCAATACATTCAAGTTGTGGGCCTGGGAACATTGACTGATTCTTTGGTATCTATCAAATACAATGTGTTTGACAAGAAATTCTTCAAGATGGATGAGGTTATTAAAGCCCTAGATAATAATTTCAAGGGCTATGAGCTCATGCGCCAGAGATTCCTTAATAGGACTCCTAAGTTTGGGAATGATGACGATTACGCTGATGAGATAGCAAAAAGAATTGTGGATGTTGTGGTTGATATGATTGAGAGTTATCCTCCATCACCAATTAGAAAAGCTTCAAAGAGGGCATATTTTCTACCTACCACTGCGCATGTTTATTTTGGGAAGGTTACTGGAGCTACGCCTGATGGTAGGATTGCTGGATATCCCGTTTCTGAAGGTATATCTCCTGTGCAGGGCATGGATAGAAAAGGCATAGCCGCAGTTTTCCGTTCTGTTGCTAAATGTGACTGGGCAAAGACAGGAGGAGCACTTCTCAATCAAAAGCTAACTGGTGACCTTTTGGAAAATGAGGAGAATATTAAGAAATTAGCAGCTTTAATAAGGAATTTCTTCAGATGGGGAGGCCATCATGTGCAGTTCAATGTTGTTAGTAGCGAGGTTCTAAAGGAAGCCCAAGAGAAGCCTCCAGAGTTTCAGGATTTGATGGTTCGCGTTGCTGGCTATAGTGATTATTTTGTCAATTTGCCTAAGGGACTTCAAGATGAGATAATAAAGAGGACGGAGCATGAGGAGGTATGA
- a CDS encoding DUF4125 family protein: MSKEKMLERIANLEYEMFERLKMKNEECRKENTFKLMRKARFYPLSEETLSSYIQDLEIALMHSQNLLALKYKCIEFGFMSDEIADKIVKIEVEWMKELKRKYPRIVKDEIEDFERYLKCELLTFSKYTLEKYYRDILEMKKRGINMAELSHLYLFNHLGYEDLEEVGK; this comes from the coding sequence ATGAGCAAGGAAAAGATGCTTGAAAGGATAGCCAACTTGGAGTATGAGATGTTTGAAAGGTTAAAGATGAAAAATGAAGAGTGCAGAAAAGAGAATACTTTCAAGCTTATGAGAAAAGCCCGTTTTTATCCTTTATCCGAGGAAACTTTGAGCTCGTATATCCAAGATTTAGAAATTGCATTAATGCATTCTCAAAACCTTCTCGCTTTGAAGTATAAGTGCATAGAATTTGGGTTTATGAGTGATGAAATAGCGGATAAAATTGTAAAAATAGAAGTAGAATGGATGAAAGAGCTAAAGAGGAAATATCCAAGGATTGTGAAGGATGAGATTGAAGATTTTGAGAGGTATCTAAAATGTGAACTTTTAACATTCTCCAAATACACTTTAGAAAAATATTATAGGGATATTCTGGAGATGAAGAAAAGGGGAATTAATATGGCTGAATTGAGTCATCTCTATCTTTTCAACCATTTAGGTTATGAGGATTTGGAAGAAGTGGGTAAATAA
- a CDS encoding M20 family metallopeptidase — protein MDIKIEELVELSKIRSETGYEAKILGYIEEKLEALGVNYERMPVDEERYNIIVNPEEKFMINAHVDTVGDYFPPEIEGDILWGRGVMDDKAGVLIMLKLIEEFKDSLPVSYVFFVDEEEEGKGSKKYAEKYAHDFAITMEPTSLRVCTAEAGSLELEFEFWGKAMHGSCAEEKENAIWQGIKFISEMKKLKFLKAEHKLLGKPAINVEMFDGGDYILAVPESAKALVDFVYLPGQTAVEIIDEVNRIGRKYNVNHMIYDLSPPFEISSRKRRVKEFLKYAELGGFRSWSDAQSLVDKGTPTVVFGPGELRYAHTKDEHVNIKDVNKAYDILKKVLKDWSSA, from the coding sequence ATGGACATCAAGATTGAAGAGCTTGTTGAGCTTTCAAAAATAAGGAGCGAGACAGGATACGAGGCGAAAATTCTTGGATACATAGAGGAGAAATTGGAAGCTCTGGGTGTGAATTACGAGCGTATGCCCGTGGATGAAGAGAGGTACAATATAATTGTCAATCCAGAGGAAAAATTTATGATTAACGCCCATGTGGATACCGTTGGTGATTACTTCCCCCCAGAGATTGAGGGCGATATTCTCTGGGGTAGAGGAGTGATGGATGATAAGGCGGGTGTGCTTATAATGCTCAAGCTCATAGAAGAATTTAAAGATTCTCTCCCCGTTAGCTATGTTTTCTTCGTTGATGAGGAAGAGGAAGGAAAGGGCTCTAAGAAGTACGCTGAGAAGTATGCGCACGATTTTGCGATAACCATGGAGCCCACATCTCTAAGAGTATGCACGGCCGAGGCGGGAAGTCTAGAGCTGGAATTTGAGTTTTGGGGAAAGGCCATGCATGGCTCCTGTGCAGAAGAGAAGGAAAATGCGATATGGCAAGGTATAAAGTTTATAAGTGAGATGAAAAAATTAAAGTTTCTGAAGGCGGAGCATAAATTGCTTGGGAAGCCAGCGATAAATGTCGAAATGTTTGATGGAGGGGATTATATTCTTGCGGTCCCAGAGAGTGCCAAAGCGTTGGTTGATTTTGTTTATCTGCCTGGTCAAACTGCTGTTGAGATAATTGACGAGGTGAATAGAATTGGAAGAAAGTACAATGTGAATCATATGATTTACGATTTATCACCTCCCTTTGAAATATCCTCTCGGAAACGAAGGGTTAAAGAATTTTTGAAGTATGCCGAACTCGGAGGATTCCGCAGCTGGAGTGATGCTCAAAGTTTGGTGGATAAGGGTACTCCTACCGTGGTATTTGGACCTGGGGAATTGAGATATGCGCACACGAAGGACGAGCATGTGAATATAAAAGATGTGAATAAAGCGTACGATATTTTGAAAAAAGTATTGAAAGATTGGAGCTCGGCGTAA